A stretch of DNA from Candidatus Pantoea bituminis:
AGCGACCAAGGCCCGGCCAAGAGAAGATGGTTTCGGTCAGAATCGCACCCGCCAGCAACGTCCCCACCTGCAAACCAATCACCGTCACGACCGGCAACATAGCATTACGCAGGGCGTGAACCACAATCACGCGCATACGCGTTAGCCCTTTGGCGCGCGCGGTACGGATGTAATCTTCACTGAGTACTTCCAACATGGCGGAGCGCGTCATACGCACAATCACCGCCAGCGGAATGGTGCCGAGCACGATGGCTGGCAAAATCATGTGCATCACAGCATCTTTGAAATCGCCTGGCTCGCCCCAAATCAGGGTGTCGATCAGCATGAAACCGGTCAGCGGATTGGTGTCATCAAGAAACACCGTGTCGCCAACGCGCCCTGATACTGGCGTCAGGTTCAGCTGCACCGATACCAGCATGATCAGCATGATGCCCCACCAGAAAATCGGCATGGAGTAGCCGGTCAGTGCGATGCCTACCGCCGTGTGATCAAAGATAGAGCCACGTTTCACCGCAGCCAGCACACCCACCGGAATGCCTACAGCGACAGCGAAAAGCATGGCGCAGAAACCCAGCTCAAGCGTGGCCTGGAAGCGTGGCACGAACTCATCCCATACCGGAATGCGGCTTTTCAGCGAAATACCTAAGTCGCCGTGCATCACACCATTGATATAGTGCAGGTATTGTTTCCACAGCGGTTGATCGAGGCCAAACATCGCCATTAACTGCGCGTGGCGTTCAGGGGAAATACCACGTTCGCCCGCCATGATCAGCACCGGATCGCCCGGGATCATGTGAACAAACGCGAAGGTCAACAGGGTAATACCGATAAATGTCGGGATGACAAGTCCCAGACGTCGGAGTACGAACTGCAGCATATTCCGGGTTCTCTCTTGCCCACGCGACCGTCGTCGCGAGGTTAGTTATTGCTTACATCTGACGATCGAGTAGCCTCGACCGCGACGCAGACTGGCTGCGCCTCTACCGTTTCCAGTAAAACAGGGAGATAAAGCCGGGGTGACGCGTAGCCACCCCGGAAAAGGGCAATGATTACTCTTGAATGTCTACCTGAGCAAAGTAGTGTCCGCCAAGCGGATCGACTTTATAGCCGGTGACTTTTTTGCTGACCGGTTCAAATACCGTTGAGTGCGCGATCATCAGCGCCGGTGCCTGGTCATGCATCACAACTTGAGCCTGCTTGTAATACTCGATGCGCTTCGCCTGGTCGGCGGTCGCACGTGCCGGTTGGATTTGATCCTCAAAGGATTTATCACACCAGCGCGA
This window harbors:
- the dppB gene encoding dipeptide ABC transporter permease DppB, translating into MLQFVLRRLGLVIPTFIGITLLTFAFVHMIPGDPVLIMAGERGISPERHAQLMAMFGLDQPLWKQYLHYINGVMHGDLGISLKSRIPVWDEFVPRFQATLELGFCAMLFAVAVGIPVGVLAAVKRGSIFDHTAVGIALTGYSMPIFWWGIMLIMLVSVQLNLTPVSGRVGDTVFLDDTNPLTGFMLIDTLIWGEPGDFKDAVMHMILPAIVLGTIPLAVIVRMTRSAMLEVLSEDYIRTARAKGLTRMRVIVVHALRNAMLPVVTVIGLQVGTLLAGAILTETIFSWPGLGRWLIEALQRRDYPVVQGGVLLVAVLIIVVNLLVDLLYGVVNPRIRHKK